The following proteins are encoded in a genomic region of Paraburkholderia flagellata:
- a CDS encoding MFS transporter, translated as MNDELIAARVDRLPVSRFHRRLLLLISLPFFFDISDIFTFSYAAPALVKEWGLSLTSIAVLTSAGFFGMFLGATLGGMLSDRIGRKRALMLFVATYSFFSLANALAPNVPLLMITRLLTGIGVSSATAVVIAYIVEIYPAARRGAWQGWAMAIALSAVPITSWVARLVVPLGSNGWRLIFVWGALGAVFLAFSRSFPESPRWLARQGRMDEADRVLSAIEAEVERSAGPLPAPLLISQAAEPRTHWHALFKRPYAGRTFTLWAIWILQTLGFYGFQAWVPTLLVRHGVTVVQSLTYITLINLGAVPGALLAAALADRVERKFSIASTAALIAVCGLLYGLGTDPFVIVPFGFCVGMLTQTFVSLCYAYTPEQYPTDIRNTGAGFAYGVGRLANVGNAFIVAAIFTRFGYVWVFVYIAGAWLAVAAVTLAFGARTTGRKLETINPALAGTPDEPLGTAAGRF; from the coding sequence ATGAACGATGAACTGATCGCCGCGCGTGTCGACAGGCTGCCCGTCTCGCGCTTTCATCGCAGGCTGCTGCTCCTCATCAGTCTGCCGTTCTTTTTCGATATCTCGGACATCTTCACGTTTTCGTATGCCGCACCGGCGCTCGTCAAGGAGTGGGGGCTCTCGCTGACCAGCATCGCCGTGCTCACCTCCGCGGGATTCTTCGGCATGTTCCTCGGCGCGACGCTCGGCGGCATGCTGTCGGACCGCATCGGGCGCAAACGCGCGCTCATGCTGTTCGTGGCGACCTATTCGTTCTTCTCGCTCGCAAACGCCCTCGCGCCCAACGTGCCGCTCCTGATGATCACGCGGCTGCTGACAGGCATCGGCGTGTCGTCGGCAACGGCGGTGGTGATCGCCTATATCGTCGAGATCTACCCTGCCGCACGCCGTGGCGCCTGGCAAGGCTGGGCGATGGCGATCGCGCTCAGCGCTGTGCCCATCACGAGTTGGGTGGCGCGGCTCGTCGTGCCGCTCGGTTCGAACGGATGGCGGCTCATCTTCGTCTGGGGAGCGCTCGGCGCCGTTTTTCTCGCGTTCAGCCGCTCCTTTCCCGAGTCGCCGCGCTGGCTCGCGCGACAGGGCCGCATGGACGAAGCAGACCGCGTGCTGAGCGCGATCGAAGCCGAAGTCGAGCGCAGCGCCGGGCCGCTGCCCGCGCCGCTGCTGATCTCGCAGGCGGCCGAACCGCGCACGCACTGGCACGCGCTCTTCAAGCGCCCCTACGCCGGGCGCACCTTCACGTTGTGGGCCATCTGGATCCTGCAGACACTCGGTTTCTACGGCTTCCAGGCGTGGGTGCCGACCTTGCTGGTTCGGCATGGCGTGACCGTGGTGCAGAGCCTCACCTACATCACGCTAATCAATCTGGGCGCGGTGCCCGGCGCGCTGCTCGCAGCCGCGCTCGCCGACCGCGTGGAGCGCAAGTTCAGCATAGCCAGCACGGCTGCGCTGATCGCCGTGTGCGGCCTGCTCTACGGGCTCGGCACCGATCCCTTCGTGATCGTGCCGTTCGGATTTTGCGTGGGCATGCTCACGCAGACTTTCGTTTCGCTTTGCTACGCCTATACGCCGGAGCAATATCCCACCGATATTCGCAACACGGGAGCGGGGTTCGCTTATGGCGTGGGACGGCTCGCCAATGTCGGCAACGCGTTCATCGTCGCGGCGATCTTCACGCGCTTCGGCTATGTCTGGGTGTTCGTATATATCGCTGGGGCGTGGCTCGCAGTGGCCGCCGTGACACTCGCGTTCGGCGCACGCACGACGGGGCGCAAGCTCGAAACGATCAATCCCGCGCTTGCCGGGACGCCGGATGAGCCGCTCGGCACGGCGGCCGGGCGGTTCTGA
- a CDS encoding aldehyde dehydrogenase encodes MRKCRLYIDGERVEAHSKRVLPSVNPYTGEVWAEIPEAGEQDVARAVAAATRAFHAGWRQTSGVARAALMLRLAALIEANADRMAAIESADNGKIVRETRPQMVWVGRQLRYFAGYADKLFGQHVPLDQPDTLDYVSLEPYGVVGLITAWNSPLSLLANKLAPALAAGNCVVVKPSEHASVSTLEFATLVEEAGFPPGVFNVVTGGAETGRALVNDPGIALVSFTGSANVGREIAAAAGRRLVPVKLELGGKSPNIIFDDADLDKAVVGALAGIFGATGQTCVAGSRLFVQRGVYGEVVERLAARAQSIRMGDPCDPATEMGTVANEPQFRRILAAIDAAKAAGARLVTGGARAQGAGLGKGFFIEPTIFADVDNHSELAQEEIFGPVLAIIPFDTEAEAITLANDSRYGLAAGIWSQDISRAMRVSKALNCGTVWVNTYRALAAQAPFGGMKESGIGRERGEAGLREYLTTKNVMIDYSSAVRDPFAIRT; translated from the coding sequence ATCAGGAAGTGTCGGCTGTATATCGACGGCGAACGCGTGGAGGCGCACAGCAAGCGCGTGCTGCCGAGCGTGAATCCCTATACGGGCGAAGTGTGGGCCGAAATTCCCGAAGCCGGTGAGCAGGACGTCGCGCGCGCGGTGGCAGCCGCGACGCGCGCATTCCACGCAGGCTGGCGGCAGACCTCGGGCGTGGCGCGCGCCGCGCTCATGCTCAGGCTCGCCGCGCTGATCGAAGCCAACGCGGACCGCATGGCGGCGATCGAAAGTGCCGACAACGGCAAGATCGTTCGCGAGACGCGTCCGCAAATGGTGTGGGTGGGGCGTCAGCTGCGCTATTTCGCGGGCTATGCCGACAAGCTGTTCGGCCAGCACGTACCGCTCGACCAGCCGGACACACTCGATTACGTCTCGCTCGAACCCTACGGCGTGGTTGGCCTCATCACGGCGTGGAACTCGCCGCTTTCGCTGCTCGCGAACAAGCTCGCGCCCGCGCTCGCAGCGGGCAATTGCGTGGTGGTGAAGCCGTCGGAACACGCTTCGGTCTCGACGCTCGAATTCGCAACGCTCGTCGAGGAGGCGGGTTTTCCGCCGGGCGTCTTCAACGTGGTGACGGGCGGGGCCGAAACCGGCCGCGCGCTCGTGAACGATCCGGGCATCGCGCTTGTGAGCTTCACGGGAAGCGCCAACGTGGGCCGCGAGATCGCGGCGGCTGCCGGGCGCCGGCTTGTGCCGGTGAAGCTCGAACTGGGTGGCAAGTCGCCCAACATCATTTTCGATGACGCCGATCTCGACAAGGCTGTCGTGGGCGCGCTCGCCGGCATCTTCGGCGCAACCGGGCAGACCTGCGTGGCAGGCTCGCGCCTCTTCGTTCAGCGCGGCGTATATGGCGAAGTGGTCGAGCGCCTGGCCGCGCGCGCGCAGTCGATCCGCATGGGCGATCCGTGTGACCCCGCCACCGAAATGGGCACCGTGGCCAACGAGCCGCAGTTTCGGCGCATCCTTGCGGCCATCGACGCGGCGAAAGCTGCCGGTGCGCGCCTCGTCACGGGCGGCGCACGCGCGCAAGGTGCTGGACTCGGCAAAGGCTTCTTCATCGAGCCGACCATTTTCGCCGACGTCGACAACCACAGCGAACTCGCGCAGGAGGAGATCTTCGGGCCCGTCCTCGCGATCATTCCTTTCGACACGGAAGCCGAGGCGATCACGCTCGCCAATGATTCGCGATACGGCCTCGCGGCCGGCATCTGGTCGCAGGACATCTCGCGCGCGATGCGCGTTTCGAAAGCGCTCAATTGCGGCACCGTGTGGGTCAACACCTATCGCGCGCTCGCGGCGCAGGCGCCGTTCGGCGGCATGAAGGAGTCGGGCATTGGCCGCGAGCGCGGCGAAGCGGGCCTGCGCGAATACCTGACCACGAAGAACGTGATGATCGACTACTCGAGCGCTGTGCGCGATCCGTTTGCGATCCGCACGTAA
- the tcuA gene encoding FAD-dependent tricarballylate dehydrogenase TcuA, with the protein MTDYDVIVVGAGNAALAAAVSARENGAQRVVVLEKAPRGMRGGNTHWSGGVLRFAFDDPREIGPLLPGVEKEFEDFYAGINPYTRDDFHGDLMRVTSGQTDPVLSRVLVDNSKDTVFWMHETGQIRMEPAVSLTGVRKGNQIIWARGLVVRAEHEGVGLSRGWFAAVERLGVEVRYGAAVTAILQDASGRVCGVRVRDDEGIRTLNSRSVVLGCGGFEANVQMRTQHIGPLVGGAKVRGTPHNQGDGLRMAMEIGAMPWGQWSGCHATPISADWGNFAPREMTDRSNRLSYLYGVMINRKGLRFVDEGEDGAMFTYAKYGRAILAEPGAKVYQLFDSQTVHLLEPRYATSEPIKADTLEALIAQLDIDDKAQALRTVKSYNAAAHDAADGFDPTGKDGLATRGLSPEKTNWALKVDKAPFYAYSATGGITFTFGGLKIDDQARVIGTDWRPIPGLTACGEMVGGLFYDNYPAGTGLVSGATFGRIAGRTSARS; encoded by the coding sequence ATGACCGACTATGATGTGATCGTGGTAGGCGCAGGCAACGCCGCACTCGCCGCAGCCGTATCGGCGCGCGAAAATGGCGCGCAGCGCGTCGTCGTGCTGGAGAAAGCCCCGCGCGGCATGCGCGGCGGCAATACGCACTGGAGCGGCGGCGTCCTGCGCTTCGCCTTTGACGATCCGCGCGAGATCGGCCCGCTGCTGCCTGGGGTCGAAAAAGAGTTCGAGGACTTTTACGCCGGCATCAATCCTTATACGCGCGACGATTTCCACGGCGACCTCATGCGAGTCACGAGCGGCCAGACGGATCCCGTGCTATCGCGCGTGCTCGTCGACAATTCGAAGGACACCGTGTTCTGGATGCACGAAACCGGCCAGATCCGCATGGAGCCGGCGGTGAGCCTCACCGGCGTGCGCAAGGGCAATCAGATCATCTGGGCGCGCGGCCTCGTGGTGCGTGCCGAGCACGAGGGCGTGGGCCTTTCGCGCGGGTGGTTCGCGGCGGTGGAACGGCTCGGCGTCGAAGTGCGCTACGGCGCGGCGGTCACGGCAATCCTGCAGGACGCGAGCGGCCGCGTGTGCGGCGTGCGCGTGCGCGACGACGAAGGCATCCGCACGCTCAACAGTCGTTCCGTCGTCCTCGGCTGCGGCGGCTTCGAGGCGAACGTGCAGATGCGCACGCAACATATTGGACCGCTCGTGGGCGGGGCAAAGGTGCGCGGCACGCCCCACAACCAGGGCGACGGCCTGCGCATGGCGATGGAAATTGGCGCGATGCCGTGGGGCCAGTGGAGCGGCTGCCACGCCACGCCGATCAGTGCAGACTGGGGCAACTTCGCGCCGCGCGAAATGACGGACCGCAGCAACCGCCTGAGCTACCTCTACGGCGTGATGATCAACCGCAAGGGCCTGCGCTTCGTGGACGAAGGCGAGGACGGCGCGATGTTCACCTACGCGAAATACGGCCGCGCGATTCTCGCGGAGCCTGGCGCAAAGGTCTACCAGCTTTTCGATTCGCAGACCGTGCACCTGCTGGAGCCGCGCTACGCGACGAGCGAGCCGATCAAGGCCGACACGCTGGAGGCGCTCATTGCCCAGCTCGACATCGACGACAAGGCGCAGGCGCTGCGTACCGTGAAGTCCTATAACGCCGCCGCCCACGATGCCGCGGACGGCTTCGACCCCACCGGCAAGGACGGCCTCGCCACGCGCGGCCTGAGCCCCGAAAAGACCAACTGGGCGCTCAAGGTCGACAAGGCACCGTTCTATGCGTATTCGGCCACGGGCGGCATCACTTTCACGTTCGGCGGCCTGAAGATCGACGATCAGGCGCGCGTGATCGGCACCGACTGGCGGCCCATTCCAGGGCTCACTGCTTGCGGCGAGATGGTCGGCGGTCTCTTCTACGACAACTATCCCGCAGGCACGGGGCTCGTTTCCGGAGCGACGTTCGGGCGCATTGCCGGCCGCACGTCGGCACGCTCGTGA
- a CDS encoding MmgE/PrpD family protein has protein sequence MNKSAFTAAALPLAARVAAFEARAAAPRARAAAREAIIATVGALMCGSGSESARRLAENAGTRAANGPCLVAGTTRRTAMPDAALANGAAASAGGQETGDGSGEGHATRFAALFALAEARKLSGQRFHAAWLAGEAAAHSFERAAPTVAPGLSAILATVAAASHLLHLDAAATAAALVLGASTTNETDLEAAAHGDALATPLRAGQRARTALQAVMLAEQGETGAAAHLTPDDTLIEALAQAAATFGDIPDATPPAHLSCDAFVARCSGAIGASEALALYERLEAIDEASDIALLGTLMARRALPGAAGASAPLALSTTPGDGSDETAWVP, from the coding sequence ATGAACAAAAGCGCATTCACCGCCGCCGCGCTGCCACTGGCCGCACGCGTCGCGGCATTCGAGGCGCGCGCTGCCGCGCCACGCGCCAGGGCCGCGGCGCGTGAAGCCATCATCGCAACGGTTGGCGCGCTGATGTGCGGCTCGGGCAGCGAATCTGCGCGGCGGCTCGCTGAAAACGCCGGGACACGGGCGGCAAACGGGCCATGCCTCGTCGCCGGCACGACGCGGCGCACAGCGATGCCCGACGCTGCTCTCGCGAACGGTGCAGCGGCGAGCGCCGGAGGGCAGGAAACAGGCGACGGCAGTGGCGAAGGCCATGCCACGCGCTTCGCCGCCCTCTTCGCGCTGGCCGAAGCGCGCAAGCTATCCGGACAGCGGTTCCATGCGGCATGGCTCGCCGGAGAAGCGGCTGCGCATAGCTTCGAGCGCGCGGCGCCGACCGTAGCGCCTGGGCTCTCCGCGATCCTTGCAACCGTCGCGGCGGCGAGCCATCTGCTTCACTTAGATGCTGCGGCGACCGCGGCGGCACTCGTGCTCGGCGCATCCACGACGAACGAGACAGATCTCGAAGCCGCCGCGCACGGCGACGCGCTCGCAACGCCCCTACGTGCGGGCCAACGCGCCCGCACGGCACTGCAGGCGGTCATGCTCGCCGAACAAGGCGAGACTGGCGCTGCGGCGCACCTCACGCCGGACGACACGCTGATTGAAGCGCTCGCGCAAGCTGCCGCCACGTTCGGCGATATCCCGGACGCCACCCCGCCCGCGCATCTGAGCTGCGATGCTTTTGTCGCGCGTTGCAGTGGGGCAATCGGCGCGTCCGAAGCGCTCGCGCTCTACGAGCGCCTGGAGGCCATCGACGAAGCCAGTGACATCGCCCTGCTCGGCACGCTCATGGCGAGGCGCGCGCTGCCGGGCGCCGCCGGCGCAAGCGCGCCACTCGCGCTGAGCACGACGCCCGGCGACGGTTCGGACGAAACCGCCTGGGTCCCCTGA
- a CDS encoding caspase family protein: MTQIYQRVPEPPAATHAFVIGCGRFPALGDAATRQSTVAGARAVVRYLLDHQDELTAPLASIECLLSDPDSDAGADQLDIGKFANDPRADDGVSAATRANVEAAGMAWLSRCRPGDTMFFYMSSHGVAEADLSASGLLEDVLSNRFNQWDASLNIANLATNLPVIGAGACWVFLDACQELVESVLDEYDGLSGVVLVKASIKKITATRVRSLALAGSRFGQLAWGPDSRDPPYFTQALLRSFEACVDRDSNGAWVVTGERLLCNVPKVADAAFGYSTLDVEALAKFANQATLVTVQNARIPVVVRTDNLADMAYLTQIEASDGLTSIKSAPLQTNCFLEVAPTGTEFEARPTFSGAQAYRPAKFHANPCAQIVRLLP; the protein is encoded by the coding sequence ATGACACAGATCTATCAGCGCGTGCCCGAGCCGCCGGCCGCCACGCACGCCTTCGTGATTGGTTGCGGCCGATTTCCCGCGCTTGGCGACGCCGCTACGCGGCAATCGACCGTGGCCGGCGCGCGCGCGGTTGTCCGCTATCTGCTCGACCACCAGGACGAGTTGACCGCGCCGCTCGCCTCGATCGAATGTTTGCTGTCCGATCCGGACTCCGACGCCGGCGCGGATCAACTGGACATCGGCAAGTTCGCCAACGATCCCCGTGCTGATGACGGCGTGAGCGCCGCTACGCGCGCCAACGTCGAAGCAGCCGGCATGGCCTGGCTCTCCCGTTGCCGGCCCGGCGACACCATGTTCTTCTACATGTCGTCGCACGGCGTCGCCGAGGCCGATCTCAGCGCGTCCGGCCTGCTTGAAGACGTGCTCTCCAATCGGTTCAACCAGTGGGACGCCTCGCTGAACATCGCCAACCTCGCAACCAATCTGCCGGTGATCGGCGCGGGCGCGTGCTGGGTCTTTCTCGACGCGTGCCAGGAACTGGTCGAAAGCGTGCTGGATGAGTACGACGGCCTCTCCGGCGTCGTACTGGTCAAGGCGAGCATCAAGAAGATAACAGCAACGCGGGTGCGGTCGCTCGCTCTGGCTGGTTCGCGCTTCGGCCAGCTCGCATGGGGTCCGGACAGTCGCGACCCGCCGTACTTCACGCAGGCCTTGCTGCGCAGCTTCGAAGCCTGCGTTGACCGTGACAGCAACGGCGCATGGGTCGTCACCGGCGAACGGTTGCTCTGCAACGTGCCGAAAGTCGCGGACGCGGCCTTCGGCTATTCGACGCTGGACGTCGAGGCGCTTGCGAAATTCGCGAACCAGGCGACGCTCGTCACCGTGCAGAATGCTCGCATTCCTGTGGTCGTGCGCACCGACAATCTCGCCGACATGGCGTACCTCACACAGATCGAGGCGTCGGACGGCCTCACGTCCATCAAGTCCGCGCCTCTGCAAACGAACTGCTTTCTCGAAGTTGCGCCAACCGGCACCGAGTTCGAGGCAAGGCCCACCTTCAGTGGTGCGCAAGCCTATCGCCCGGCGAAGTTTCACGCGAATCCCTGTGCACAGATAGTCAGGTTACTGCCATGA
- a CDS encoding NAD(P)-dependent oxidoreductase yields the protein MNPYSSIGFIGLGVMGSAMCANLARKSSLPVHVFDTSKEALAEAVASGAQAAESAAAVARAADIVFLSLPSIDQVETVCAELARAGERLTTIVDMSTSDVARTRALAKTLGERGIALIDAPVARTREAAVKGTLMISVGASDAGFAAVQPLLALMGSDVLHCGPVGNGQTIKILNNMLVFMTVNALSEIITLGRRAGFDGETLFNLLSKGSADSFVLRNHGMKSLVPDSFPEKVFPLVYAIKDASLALNLAREADFEPHIANYTYDLMCRARDAGFGQNYHPAIVQLVDGRVTLSTNEPD from the coding sequence ATGAACCCGTATTCCAGCATTGGTTTCATCGGTCTAGGCGTGATGGGCAGCGCCATGTGCGCGAATCTCGCGCGCAAGTCGTCGCTGCCGGTCCACGTCTTCGACACCTCGAAGGAGGCGCTGGCTGAGGCCGTTGCAAGCGGCGCGCAGGCGGCGGAGTCGGCAGCGGCGGTGGCACGCGCCGCCGATATCGTTTTCCTCTCGCTGCCTTCGATTGACCAGGTCGAGACGGTGTGCGCCGAACTGGCGCGCGCGGGCGAGCGCCTGACGACCATCGTGGACATGAGCACGAGCGACGTCGCGCGCACTCGAGCGCTCGCGAAGACGCTCGGCGAGCGCGGCATCGCGCTGATCGACGCGCCCGTCGCCCGCACCCGAGAAGCCGCCGTGAAAGGCACGCTGATGATTTCGGTGGGCGCGAGCGACGCGGGCTTCGCGGCCGTGCAGCCGCTGCTCGCGCTGATGGGCTCGGACGTGCTGCATTGCGGCCCGGTCGGCAACGGCCAGACGATCAAGATCCTCAACAACATGCTCGTGTTCATGACCGTCAATGCGCTCTCCGAAATCATCACACTGGGACGGCGCGCGGGCTTCGACGGCGAGACGCTCTTCAACCTGCTGTCGAAGGGGTCGGCAGACAGCTTCGTCCTGCGCAACCATGGCATGAAGTCGCTCGTGCCCGACAGCTTCCCCGAAAAAGTGTTCCCGCTTGTCTACGCGATCAAGGACGCGAGCCTCGCGCTCAATCTCGCACGGGAAGCGGACTTCGAGCCGCATATCGCGAACTACACCTACGACCTGATGTGCCGTGCGCGCGATGCGGGCTTCGGCCAGAACTATCATCCGGCGATCGTGCAACTCGTGGACGGGCGCGTCACGCTGTCCACGAACGAGCCCGACTGA
- a CDS encoding MFS transporter, translating into MATPSGPLSIPVSSAAAISEQATYRKVAWRLTPLLLLCYVVAYLDRVNVGFAKLQMAADLQLSDAVYGFGAGVFFLGYFLFEVPSNLILHRVGARVWIARIMITWGVVSVLTMFVRTPGMFFLMRFLLGVAEAGFFPGVILYLTYWYPASRRGMTTAWLVTAVALSGLIGGPLSGWLLTALDGVNQWHGWQWLFLVEGLPSVLIGFLVLGKLDERIETARWLSDDEKSLLLDNLRADAEAKTHTSARALFANPRVWLISLIHFLFVMGLYGVGFWLPTLIKSTGVADALTIGLLSAIPFGAAVVVMLAAAKHADIRRERRRHVAGAALAGALGLLLAVLWADHTALAMCALTLATAGIITTLPLFWCLPTAFLGGAAAAAGIAFINAIGNLAGFLGPYAVGWLKEATHSSAPAMYLLAACMALGAVLALALPARLVDR; encoded by the coding sequence ATGGCAACCCCGAGCGGCCCCTTGTCGATTCCCGTCAGCAGTGCAGCCGCGATATCGGAGCAGGCCACATACCGCAAGGTCGCGTGGCGCCTCACGCCGCTTCTGCTGCTGTGCTACGTGGTCGCCTATCTCGACCGCGTGAACGTGGGCTTCGCCAAGCTGCAGATGGCGGCCGATCTGCAACTCTCGGACGCCGTGTACGGCTTCGGCGCGGGCGTGTTCTTTCTCGGCTATTTCCTCTTCGAGGTGCCGAGCAATCTGATCCTCCATCGTGTGGGCGCGCGCGTGTGGATCGCGCGCATCATGATCACGTGGGGCGTGGTTTCGGTGCTGACGATGTTCGTGCGTACGCCGGGCATGTTCTTTCTGATGCGTTTCCTGCTAGGCGTAGCCGAAGCAGGGTTCTTTCCTGGCGTGATTCTTTATCTGACGTACTGGTATCCGGCGAGCCGGCGTGGCATGACCACGGCGTGGCTCGTGACGGCCGTGGCGCTTTCAGGGCTGATCGGCGGCCCGCTTTCGGGCTGGCTGCTCACGGCGCTCGACGGCGTGAACCAGTGGCATGGCTGGCAGTGGCTCTTTCTCGTGGAAGGGTTGCCGTCTGTGCTCATCGGTTTCCTCGTGCTGGGGAAGCTCGACGAGCGTATCGAAACGGCCCGTTGGCTCAGCGACGACGAAAAGTCGCTGCTTCTCGATAACCTGCGCGCCGACGCCGAAGCGAAAACCCACACTTCGGCGCGCGCGCTCTTCGCGAACCCGCGCGTGTGGCTCATCTCGCTCATCCACTTTCTGTTCGTGATGGGGCTGTATGGCGTGGGCTTCTGGCTGCCCACCCTCATCAAGAGCACCGGCGTCGCCGATGCGCTCACGATCGGCCTGCTTTCGGCGATTCCGTTCGGCGCGGCCGTGGTCGTGATGCTCGCGGCGGCGAAGCATGCCGACATCCGGCGCGAGCGCCGCAGGCACGTCGCGGGTGCGGCGCTCGCGGGCGCGCTCGGGCTCCTGCTCGCCGTGCTGTGGGCCGACCATACGGCACTTGCCATGTGCGCGCTCACGCTCGCGACGGCCGGGATCATCACGACGCTGCCGCTGTTCTGGTGTCTGCCCACGGCTTTCCTGGGCGGCGCCGCCGCAGCGGCGGGTATCGCATTCATCAACGCGATCGGCAATCTCGCGGGTTTTCTGGGCCCATACGCGGTGGGCTGGCTCAAGGAAGCGACGCACAGCAGCGCGCCCGCCATGTATCTGCTCGCGGCTTGCATGGCGCTCGGCGCCGTGCTCGCGCTCGCGTTGCCTGCGCGGCTCGTGGACCGTTAG
- a CDS encoding transposase: protein MSPHCPDTGKWLRNNARAKAALTTKILSSCWGELDRQLQYKAVWQNKLAVKVRAAYSSQACSRCGHTHPGNRNGAMFACQRCGFEAHADESAAQVIKGRGIVALRGGAYDAPKTKKRTAFRRKVSGTGGTPGAAQQCVEMSVERAQVRLAA from the coding sequence TTGAGCCCGCACTGCCCCGACACGGGCAAGTGGTTGCGCAATAACGCGCGCGCCAAGGCCGCCCTCACCACGAAGATTCTCTCGTCGTGCTGGGGCGAACTGGATCGGCAATTGCAGTACAAGGCCGTGTGGCAAAACAAGCTCGCCGTCAAGGTGAGGGCGGCCTATTCGAGTCAGGCGTGTTCCCGCTGCGGGCACACTCACCCAGGCAATCGCAATGGCGCGATGTTCGCCTGTCAACGCTGCGGTTTCGAGGCGCACGCCGACGAAAGTGCTGCGCAGGTCATCAAGGGCCGCGGCATCGTCGCGCTGCGCGGTGGCGCTTACGACGCCCCGAAAACGAAGAAGCGTACCGCGTTTCGACGCAAGGTTTCAGGGACCGGTGGGACGCCGGGGGCCGCGCAGCAGTGCGTGGAAATGTCTGTGGAGCGGGCGCAAGTCCGGCTTGCGGCTTAG
- a CDS encoding GntR family transcriptional regulator has protein sequence MSEKSNTSLREIEPPADAGQGSLAQYVYTRLRQEIRNRELVSGTRLRETDIAERLAVSRTPVREALKRLESEGMVRFAPPRGFVVEQLSERQVMELYAMRKVLVGAAARFAAEQASPIEVLSMNQVVAQLERTKVPDEVAALNRRLHEIVVAAAHNEYLSKAANVLGDALALLGTTTYSQPGRIKSGLAENKQIVACIARHDGDGAEKAAQAHVAAATELRLQMLFGPESAQSGS, from the coding sequence TTGAGCGAAAAATCCAATACATCGTTACGCGAGATCGAGCCGCCAGCGGATGCTGGGCAAGGCTCGCTTGCACAATATGTCTACACCCGGCTTCGCCAGGAAATTCGCAACCGGGAACTCGTTTCGGGAACCCGATTGCGAGAGACCGATATTGCCGAACGGCTAGCCGTTAGCCGTACCCCCGTGCGCGAGGCGCTCAAGCGGCTCGAATCGGAAGGCATGGTGCGCTTCGCGCCACCGCGCGGCTTTGTCGTCGAGCAGCTTTCGGAGCGGCAGGTCATGGAACTCTACGCGATGCGCAAGGTACTGGTGGGCGCGGCGGCGCGTTTCGCGGCCGAACAGGCTTCGCCGATCGAAGTGCTCTCGATGAATCAGGTCGTCGCGCAACTGGAACGCACGAAGGTGCCAGACGAAGTCGCGGCGCTCAATCGTCGCCTTCATGAAATCGTCGTCGCCGCCGCGCACAACGAGTATCTCTCGAAGGCCGCAAACGTACTCGGCGACGCGCTCGCGCTGCTCGGCACGACCACGTATTCGCAGCCTGGCCGCATCAAGAGCGGACTCGCGGAGAACAAGCAGATCGTCGCGTGCATCGCGCGGCATGATGGGGACGGCGCAGAGAAGGCCGCGCAGGCGCACGTCGCAGCCGCGACGGAACTGCGCCTGCAGATGCTGTTCGGCCCGGAAAGCGCCCAGTCAGGCAGTTAA